ATCTCCACTAACGAGGACCTGAACAAGAAGCTCAGGCCGGCTAGCGGGTTCTTATGATTCTCGCTTCTCGACATGAAACGAAGGGGTGTGAACCTTCCATTCCCGGAGTGTCTGACGCTCCCCCAGATGTCTCTCTAGCTCGGTGTCTGCCTAATAAGATGCGAGATCCTCCCCGCCCTCGTCGAGGTGCCTATCAGCTGGGTAAAGTCAATAATTCAATCCGAACAGTGATATCACGTACTTGCTCTGTTTTGAGCCACCCCGATTCACCTCTTGGTGAAGATTCTCCATCTAAGCTCGGGTATTGATATGGTTGATGGCGATTACCACCAGTGATCCCGATCATCGTCCTCGGGGTCGTCAAACGGAGGCGGGAGATCGTCGACCGTTTCGGCCCCGAAGAGATACCCAAACCAGTAGCCGACGTGCCATGCGACGTGGTCTTCACCAACATCTTTCACAGTAATTTCCCCACTCGTGTAATACTCCAGCGCCGGGTCGGTGTCAGTATCCACACCCCATCGTCTACCTGAAGAGTTGAACCCGCCACCCTCGTCTAGCCGAACTATGACATGTGCCGCCGACTCATTGTCGGTCAGGGTCAGAGATGTGTTCGGTTGGAGGTTTGAGTCCTTGTCAGTCTCGTAGTAGTCAATGGCATGTTGGACTTCCTCTCTGTAATCCTCTCTGTTGTGGGGGCTCAGGTCGCCCTCATCGACGTATATGAACAGTTCGTTGACCAGCCACGGGCTGGGGCGGTCCAGAGCGTCCGGTTGGCTGACGTACGTTGTAGATGTCTCGGCCTCCATGAAATCGAACTGATCGGTGTCCGAGTGGTCGTACCCGAGCGTGTGGCCGAATTCGTGTTTTAGAATCTTAACAGTCGTCTTCCTCGTAAACCCTCGTTCAACCTCAACATAGGTGACGCCGTTGACCGTTGTTCCTGGCCGAATGTAATCAGCACAGCCCACGGTGTGTCCATCCTCGTTCTCGCAGTATCCGATATCATCTACGAACCGCACCGTGATGTCTGAGTACGGGCCGTCGACAATTGTGTAATTGAGCTCTCTCCCCGTCGATTGATTCTCCCAATATCGAACCGCCTCACGAACCATCCCTTCATGGTCAGCTCGAGAGTCTTCTGGTGCGAGGATTTCTACGCGGATGGGGTTGGCCTGCCATGCATTATTTGGAGGTACGGGTGTCGGCGTAGGGCTTGCAGTGGGAGATGGCGATGGACTCTGTGTTGGGCTGTCGGTGGGCGAATCCGATACCGTTGACGTCGGCTGCTCAGTTGGTGAAGCCGTGCCACCAGATGCACACCCTGAGATTACGAGGACAATGGCGATGATGACCGCCTTCTTCATATTTCGTCACTGACTACCCTCCTGATTAACATTTATCATCCTTCACATTCAGTGATAATTCCGACTGTATTCTTCAGTGATGGGATTAGTCAAGCCCTCGAACGAGTAAGAGCAGTCCGGCGAGACAAAACAACAAGCCGATAATCGCAGGGAAGTCCCCAATAACGAGAATTGCCCCGCCGACGAAGAGGAATATCAGTCCACCTCCTACTTCTTCGATTGACATGCAATTGGGGAGAAGTCATAATGTCATAAATATACTCTTTTCCTGGGGCTATATGATGGACTCCAGCAGCGACCCGCTGGAGTGACTCAAGCTCCAGCCGGTCACCGATCCGCGGGACATCCCGCGGCCTATACAAATCCAGCTCTAAACAATCGGCACAAGTGCCTGCAAAAACACACCACTTTTACGGAGTATCTAACGCTTTCCCCCGACATCGAGACCCGAATCAAACTCTCGAATGGCAATACGAGAATACCGGCCCCTGGGGAATGAGGCCAGCATTTGCGGGTCCGACAGTCAGGTAGTCAGCCCGCGCTGAGACAGGATAACGTCTCCTGATATAACAAAAACGGTCGTTGAGTGTCTTACCCCCAGACGTCCAACTTAGGCGCCTCGTACTGCCCGGGCGATTCGACTATCTCTTCCTCCTCGCCCAGAACACCAAGTAGCCGGACCCAGTAGGGGATCGTCGTCTGCATGACGCCGTCCACCCAGTATACCTCGGTCTCGAACTCCTCGCCCTCGTAGTGAATCCCCTGCGACGTTGCCGTCGCTTGCAACTCCCGGTCGGCGTACTCCCTGATGATCTCCGTAAACTCATCAGCGGCAGCGGAGCAGGCCGTCACCAGCACGGGAACGGAGAGCGCCTGCGCCAGCTGGGCGAGCAGCGCGGTCGAGATCTCCAGGAGGCGCTTATCGATGAACGACGGCACCTCTGAGTCTCTATAGTGAAACGCCATGTTCGAGGCGACGATTAACTCCGGTCGTGATGACGCCCGTCCAAGGACCGTCGCTGTTAACTCTACGAAATCTGGATTATCGTCGACAGAGAGAACGGCGAGTGACTGTGAAATGTCCATTGATATTCACGTGGCTACGGGTGGAGTGGGGGGGGGATTCAGGACAAATGCACTAAATATCATATCCTAACACCTGTCCAGCATCACTTCGCACTATTTCCTAAAGCCGTGATACTGGTTATCTATGGCCTCATTCTGGACGAACAAGAAGAGCCTGCCATATCGTCCAAATCCTAAAGTTGGTAATCGGAGGAATGAATATTTATATAAACGAGTCTTTTTCTTGAATGCAATGTCAACAAACGTTAGGATCGGTTTGGTAGCTGTCATGCTTATCGTCGCATCAGGGGCGTTCGCAGCAAGTGCGTACACGAGCGGGAGTGTTGAACGGTCGGCCAACGTCAACGTTGTGAACGACGATACGGGTCTCATCGCGCTTCAAGACGGAACCTCTGGTGACCTCGTGTTCCAGAACGCGACCGGTGCACTGGCAATCGACTTCACGGCTGGGGGTGCAGGCGGTGCGAACACCGCGGCCCACTACGAGCTCGGTGACCCGGCCAACGCGAACACGTCGTACGCCTTCAACCTGACCAACCTCGACGCTGAAAGTCACGACTTCACGGTCGCCTACAGTGGCTCTGACGGACAGGATACTGATGCGAACATCGAGTTCCAGGTCTACGACAGCACTGGAACTCTCGTCGACACCGCTAACGAAGAAGGCACTTCGGCTAGCCTCTCGGGCGTCGCGTCCGGTGAGACGCTCTACGTCGTCATTGTCGTGGATACCCACGGCCTCGACAGTACGGCCGATCTCTCCGGGACCCTGACGATCTCGGCCTAATCGGCACCACGAATTCGAAAAACCTTGCTTGGACGTATCGCGCTCATCATCGTCGTTTTTGCAGCCGTTGCAGTCACGACGCCGGCGTCTCCGGTCCAGGTCTCATACGTTTATTCGGATAGCATGGAACCCACGATCGGCCAGAACGACGGCTACCTCGTGGTTCCGGAAGGGAATATCGAACAGCGGGATATCATCGTGTTCTGGTCGTCCGAACGGGGAGAACCTGTCACTCACCGGGTCGTTGGTCGCTCGAGTGCTGGACTGCTAACGCAGGGCGACAACAATGACATTACGGACCAGGCTGCCGGCTATTCGTATGTCCAACGCGAGGAAATCGTTGGGACGGTCTTCACGATCCACGGTGAGCCGGTCACAATCCCTGGCCTGGGAATCCTCGTCTCGCTAATGGGCACACATCGTCTCGTCGTACTCGGTGCTGCTGGGCTCCTCATTGCTGGCAGCATGCTATACAACTCAGGAACTCACCACTCCCGCCCCGGTCGAGCAGTGGTAAGGGTGAACGATGTGATGCATCCGTTGTTTGCCGTAGCACTCCTCACAGGGATCGTGTTCTTGCTGATCGGGGCGAATGGCCACGAACTGACGTACGTGGCCGTGGACGGTACAGTGGGTGGGCCAAACACGCTCACGGTAGGTGAAGCTACGAACGAGACGGTTTTGATAACTGCTCCATCCATCCCATTCACGCATCGCATGGTGAGTACAGATGGGATGACGATTACGAGCCAAAGCGAGAACGCTTCGACCGTGACGGCGCAGGTGTACATCCCCGGACCGACAGAGCGTGGAGCCTACACGACGAGCATCCGTGTCTGTCGGTATCCGGCCGTTCTTCCCGAACAGACCGTCCGGACTCTCCATGCTGTTCACCCCACGCTTGCAGCATGCATCACGATGGGGCTTCTGTTCGCCCCGTTTTTCGTA
The Halorarum halophilum genome window above contains:
- a CDS encoding matrixin family metalloprotease, with the translated sequence MKKAVIIAIVLVISGCASGGTASPTEQPTSTVSDSPTDSPTQSPSPSPTASPTPTPVPPNNAWQANPIRVEILAPEDSRADHEGMVREAVRYWENQSTGRELNYTIVDGPYSDITVRFVDDIGYCENEDGHTVGCADYIRPGTTVNGVTYVEVERGFTRKTTVKILKHEFGHTLGYDHSDTDQFDFMEAETSTTYVSQPDALDRPSPWLVNELFIYVDEGDLSPHNREDYREEVQHAIDYYETDKDSNLQPNTSLTLTDNESAAHVIVRLDEGGGFNSSGRRWGVDTDTDPALEYYTSGEITVKDVGEDHVAWHVGYWFGYLFGAETVDDLPPPFDDPEDDDRDHWW
- a CDS encoding signal peptidase I yields the protein MLGRIALIIVVFAAVAVTTPASPVQVSYVYSDSMEPTIGQNDGYLVVPEGNIEQRDIIVFWSSERGEPVTHRVVGRSSAGLLTQGDNNDITDQAAGYSYVQREEIVGTVFTIHGEPVTIPGLGILVSLMGTHRLVVLGAAGLLIAGSMLYNSGTHHSRPGRAVVRVNDVMHPLFAVALLTGIVFLLIGANGHELTYVAVDGTVGGPNTLTVGEATNETVLITAPSIPFTHRMVSTDGMTITSQSENASTVTAQVYIPGPTERGAYTTSIRVCRYPAVLPEQTVRTLHAVHPTLAACITMGLLFAPFFVLYVLVLDGQQPLRTSRSRWRSRLGGRNQ